One segment of Octopus sinensis linkage group LG27, ASM634580v1, whole genome shotgun sequence DNA contains the following:
- the LOC118768081 gene encoding zinc finger protein 271-like: protein MTRHKHIHAGDKAYHCDICGKSFSLNTNLTKHKHTHTGEKPYHCDICGKSFSQRSDLTRHRRTHTGEKPYQCDICGKSFSLSSNLKTHKCVHTGENPYQCDICGKSFAVRCSLTRHKHTHTGEKPYHCDICGKSFAENSNLTAHKLIHTGEKPHQCDICGKSFSVRFSLTIHKHTHTGEKPYRCDTCDKSFSAGFQLTKHKQIHTGEKLFNCDTCGKSFPQSCELSRHKRVHSGEKSYHCDICDKSFFQSSDLTRHRRTHTGEKPYCCDICGKSFSQSGALIKHKLTHTGEKPYHCNTCGKSFSVSGNLRIHKRVHTGENPYQCDICGKSFSVRCSLTRHNLTHTGEKPHHCDVCGKSFTEISNLTTHRTIHTGEKPYRCDICGKSFSVKFHLTRHKHTHTGERLFHCDICGKSFSQSCELSRHKRVHTGEKPYHCDICGKSFARNSHLTIHKCTHTGDKPYQCDICGQSFAQNGNLTTHKFIHTGQKPYHCDICGKSFSRNSHLTIHRCTHTGEKPYHCDICGKSFAVRCHLTRHRHTHSGENP, encoded by the exons aTGACccgtcacaaacatattcatgctGGAGACAaagcatatcactgtgatatttgtggtaaatctttctctctgaATACtaacttgactaaacacaaacatacacatacag gagagaagccatatcactgtgatatctgtggtaaatcgttctctcaaAGGAGTGACTTGACTagacacagacgtacacatacaggagagaagccatatcagtgtgatatctgtggtaaatccttctctttGTCCAGTAacttaaaaacacacaaatgcgttcatacaggtgaaaatccatatcagtgtgatatctgtggtaaatctttcgcTGTTAGATGTAGCTTaaccagacacaaacatacacatacaggagaaaagccataccattgcgatatctgtggtaaatcattcgctgAAAATAGTAATTTGACTGCTCACAAAttaattcatacaggtgagaagccacatcagtgtgatatctgtggaaagtcattTTCTGTTAGATTTAGCTTaactatacacaagcatacacatacaggagagaagccgtatcgttgtgatacctgtgataaatcattctctgctgGATTTCAGTTAACGAAACATAAACaaattcatacaggtgagaagctaTTCAATTGCGATACCTGTGGGAAATCTTTCCCACAAAGTTGTGAGCTGAGtagacacaaacgtgttcattcaggagagaaatcatatcattgtgatatctgtgataaatcattctttcaaagtaGTGACTTGACTAGACatagacgtacacatacaggagaaaagccatattgttgtgatatctgtggtaaatcattttctcaaagtggTGCTTTGAttaaacacaaacttacacatacaggtgagaagccatatcattgcaatacctgtggtaaatcattctctgtatcCGGTAACCTGAGaatacacaaacgtgttcatacaggtgagaatccatatcagtgtgatatctgtggtaaatcgttctctgtTAGATGTAGCTTAACTAGACACAATCTtacacatacaggtgagaaaccacaccattgtgatgtctgtggtaaatctttcactgAAATTAGTAATTTGACGACTCACAGAaccattcatacaggtgaaaagccatatcgctgtgatatctgtggtaaatcattctctgttaaatttcatttaactagacacaaacatactcacacaggaGAGAGGCTGTtccattgcgatatctgtggtaaatctttctcacaAAGTTGTGAGCTGAGTagacacaagcgtgttcatacaggagagaaaccatatcattgtgatatctgtggtaaatcattcgctcGTAATAGTCACTTGACTattcacaaatgtacacacacaggtgataaaccatatcagtgtgatatctgtggtcaatCATTTGCTCAGAATGGTAATTTGACTacacacaaattcattcatacggggcaaaaaccatatcactgtgatatctgtggtaaatcattctctcgtaatagtCACTTGACTATTCACAgatgtacacatacaggagagaagccatatcactgtgatatctgtggtaaatcctttgcTGTTAGGTGTCACTTAactagacacagacatacacattcagGGGAGAATCCATAA